A single region of the Nicotiana sylvestris chromosome 6, ASM39365v2, whole genome shotgun sequence genome encodes:
- the LOC138871274 gene encoding uncharacterized protein, with protein MIIKKTTGVNQVEALNSLTQQIATLTQKVEAFQVGAHTSSQLENCDVCQGNHPNDECQASTKNEEQVNMIGDRNNYSFGSPMAQKHPGFQWSNPNGVENPQRFFNQKQQRRKDTRSEKVNEGENKTESKFPKEQKNKGKNVQENELITNPHSVPLHFPQKMKREKLDKQFSKFLDILKQLYINIPFIDALTQMSSYAKFLKEILSSKRKLEEVSVVKLTEKCSAILQNKLPQKLGDPGSFTISCTMGGTHFEKALCDSGASINLMPFSTFRKLELGEMKDTGMSLQLADQSTKRPKGIIENIFVRVDKFVFPVDFIVLEMEENTEVPLILGRPFLATGIAIIDVHQGQLILRVDEERVIFDIK; from the exons ATGATTATCAAGAAAACAACAGGAGTAAATCAagttgaagctttgaattcattGACACAACAAATTGCGACCTTAACACAAAAAGTTGAGGCTTTTCAGGTAGGTGCTCACACATCATCCCAACTTGAGAATTGTGATGTTTGTCAAGGTAATCATCCAAATGATGAATGTCAAGCTTCaacaaaaaatgaggaacaagtAAATATGATTGGTGATAGAAATAATTACTCATTCGGTAGTCCCATGGCACAAAAACATCCAGGATTTCAGTGGAGTAATCCTAATGGTGTTGAAAATCCTCAAAGATTTTTTAATCAAAAGCAGCAG AGAAGAAAAGACACAAGAAGTGAAAAGGTAAATGAAGGTGAGAATAAAACAGAATCTAAGTttccaaaagaacaaaagaataaaggaaaaaatgtACAAGAAAATGAATTGATAACAAATCCTCACTCTGTACCTCTCCATTTTCCCCAAAAGATGAAAAGAGAAAAGCTTGACAAACAGTTTTCAAAGTTTCTAGATATTTTGAAGCAACTTTACATTAACATACCTTTCATAGATGCTTTGACACAAATGTCTTCCTATGCTAAATTTCTTAAAGAAATTCtgtcaagtaaaagaaaattggAAGAAGTTTCAGTGGTTAAGCTTACAGAAAAATGTAGtgctatacttcaaaataagctTCCACAGAAACTTGGTGATCCGGGAAGTTTTACAATTTCTTGTACCATGGGAGGTACTCACTTTGAAAAGGCGTTATGTGATTCAGGTGCTTCAATAAATCTAATGCCTTTTTCAACTTTCAGGAAATTAGAACTTGGTGAAATGAAAGATACTGGTATGTCTCTTCAATTAGCCGATCAAAGTACTAAGAGACCAAAAGGAATTATTGAAAATATCTTTGTCAGAGTTGACAAATTTGTATTTCCAGTAGATTTTATAGTGcttgaaatggaagaaaatactGAGGTACCATTAATTTTAGGTAGACCATTTCTCGCAACAGGGATAGCAATTATTGATGTTCATCAAGGACAATTAATATTGCGAGTTGATGAGGAAAGAGTGATTTTTgacatcaaatga